A region of the Candidatus Caldatribacterium sp. genome:
AATCAACAACGAGATGAGCAGCCTCTTGGGTTTTGATTTTGCATCTTCTGCCGCTCAGCCGGAGAGAGAGCTCGAAGAGGGCTGGGAGTAGATTTCCTCTTCGAAGCGCAAAAGAAGCACCCGTTCCTTTCCCATGTAGGGAATGCCTTCAGAGAGGGTCCTTCGTTCGTCGAATTGGAAGCTCCGGCACTCGTCTGGAGGCGAAAATGAATCGGGGATGGCAAGCCCAGCATAGAGGGCATGCCATCCCATTTCTTTGAGCTTCCGTGCCACAGAAGGGTCGCAGATGGCTTCCACATCTTGATGCTTTTTTATGACACTGCAACGTCCGGAAGTGATGTCTTCACCCCAGAAACTCCTCCCCGGTTCGAAGAAGGAACAGAAACGACAGCAGTCAAGACGGGTCTGGCAGCGGGGACACACCACAGGTCTTTTCCGCACTCCAAGAGATTCATTCGGAAGCACCTTGAGAACTTCCGGGATTTCTACCTGGCAGTAGGGGCAAAGGAGCGAACTGGGTCGAGAAACCCGGGTCATTGCTCGAGAACGGGCAAGAAACTGTGCTTTCTCCTGAGGAGTGAGTTCGAGTCTCGGCTGCAGTTTCCAGAAAAACACGGGAAAGTGGAAGGCGGCAACAAGTCCGTAACCGAGGCTTCGAAAAAGAGAGGCTTTTCTCTGGTAAGAGAAACGCGCAAACCGGAAAACTGTGTACCCAAAGATGGAGAGCCAGGTTATGCCGACAACAAAAGAAACAGAACGAGGCAGGAGAATACCAACGACCACAAGGGCAAGGAAGAACACAAAGTGTACGAGAAAGCTCATCGTGGTCGGTTCTCGAGGATCCTGAGGCGTGGTTCCTCAATGACAACTTTCGTGTTCGGAGGGATGGAGTGCGTGAGCCAGACGTTCCCTCCAATAACACTTCCACTTCCAATAATTGTTTCTCCGCCAAGAATTGTTGCTCCAGCGTAGATGGTCACATTGTCCTCGATGGTTGGGTGACGCTTCTTTCCCCGAATGATTTTTCCCCGCTCGTCTTTTGGGAAGGAGAGAGCACCCAGTGTAACACCCTGGTAGATCTTCACGTTGTCCCCTATTTCACAGGTCTCGCCGATAACCACTCCGGTTCCGTGATCGATGAAGAAGCTGCGACCGATCTTTGCCCCGGGATGGATGTCGATGCCGGTGATGCTGTGGGCGTACTCGGTCATCATTCTCGGAATGAGGGGAATGCCCTGAACGAAGAGTTCGTGAGCCATGCGGTAAATGGAGATGGCAATGACACAGGGATAGCTCAAGATAACTTCCTCGATGCTTTTTGCCGCTGGGTCTCCATCGAAGGCAGCCTGGACATCCTCGTCAAGCATTTCCCGGATGAGGGGAAGTTTCTCAAAAAAGCGCTCCGTCTCCTGATGTGCTCGCTCCTCACAGGATAAGGGAGTACCCTCCAGGGCCTTGGGATCGCTGCGAAGGGCTTTCTCAATTTCTCGCCGCAGTTCTACGAAGAGCCGGCTGAGTTTGCATCCCACGACGTACTCCACGTTGGCCCAACAGAGACGGGTATTTCCAAGGTATCCCGGAAAAAGGAGTTCCCGGAGTTCTTCCGTTATTCGGATGACGTTCTCCCGAGAGGGGAATTCCCGCTCTTCGCTGCAGGTAATGCGTGGAGTTTTGCGGTAATTCTCTACCAGGGCCTTAGTCAAACGCTCTATGCCCTCCATAGACTCACCTCAGAACTGGGCGATGACACTTTCTATGCGGCTGATGAGTGCCTCTGGAACGCTATCGTTTCTTCCGTTGTAACGAACCATTTCCCAGAGCAACCGTTCGAATTCATACCGTTCACAGCATTTCCGGCAGAGCTCCAGGTGCTCCTC
Encoded here:
- a CDS encoding zf-HC2 domain-containing protein, encoding MDCKDLVEKLYFYLDGEVLTEEERKAIEEHLELCRKCCERYEFERLLWEMVRYNGRNDSVPEALISRIESVIAQF
- a CDS encoding serine acetyltransferase; its protein translation is MEGIERLTKALVENYRKTPRITCSEEREFPSRENVIRITEELRELLFPGYLGNTRLCWANVEYVVGCKLSRLFVELRREIEKALRSDPKALEGTPLSCEERAHQETERFFEKLPLIREMLDEDVQAAFDGDPAAKSIEEVILSYPCVIAISIYRMAHELFVQGIPLIPRMMTEYAHSITGIDIHPGAKIGRSFFIDHGTGVVIGETCEIGDNVKIYQGVTLGALSFPKDERGKIIRGKKRHPTIEDNVTIYAGATILGGETIIGSGSVIGGNVWLTHSIPPNTKVVIEEPRLRILENRPR